One genomic window of Parasteatoda tepidariorum isolate YZ-2023 chromosome 9, CAS_Ptep_4.0, whole genome shotgun sequence includes the following:
- the LOC122270461 gene encoding piggyBac transposable element-derived protein 4 produces the protein MSKRRKILTELEIEEIMQNISDNDSEIDSDSSDSDTIIYSDHKESSESNDDENISDICMPSTSKSSSTSAWSSTVQNLTLLPFKAVPGLKLDNSLEEEIDFFRHYFDDNNYEMKIIHNEMYIMKIITEQTNLYQRSIYPEGASGARSSNYLPVTEEEMFVFFTLTILKGIIEKPKIKMYFSTNPMIATPFFNNVMSRDRYIAILRCLHFASSDAKKIGKLQPVLNKLFENFKSAYTPERNISIDESLLLWKGRLGFRQYVPAKRSRYGIKLYKLCESKSGYIYNFIIYTGKDTMLKENLGLYGERVVKSLLEELASQGYHLYIDRFFMSPSLADELFGLQTNTCGTVMGRRKGMPENFPPPKMKIGEMLVLQKKNMNLTAFKDRREVLVISTMHDAKLLDTGKKDHATSNPIMKPECIIEYNKNMGGVDLSDAVIIQYPSFRKTVKWYKKLFVNIMDMAVFNANILFNKKQ, from the coding sequence ATGTCGAAGCGACGGAAAATTTTAACTGAGCTGGAAATAGaggaaattatgcaaaatatttcagataatgATTCTGAAATAGATTCCGATAGTAGTGATAGTGACACTATAATATATTCTGATCATAAAGAATCAAGCGAATCGAATGATGATGAGAACATTTCTGACATTTGTATGCCCAGTACATCAAAATCGAGTAGTACTTCTGCATGGTCATCAACAGTACAAAATTTAACGCTATTACCTTTCAAAGCCGTGCCTGGACTAAAACTGGATAATTCGCTTGAAGAAGAGATAGATTTCTTTAGGCATTATTTTGATGATAATAATtacgaaatgaaaataatacataacGAAATgtacataatgaaaataattacggAGCAGACTAATCTGTATCAGAGGAGTATATATCCTGAGGGTGCATCTGGTGCACGTTCTTCGAACTATTTACCTGTCACAGAGgaagaaatgtttgttttcttcACTCTAACAATTTTGAAGGGTATTATAGAAAAAcccaaaattaaaatgtacttttcaaCGAATCCCATGATTGCAAcgccattttttaataatgtaatgagTCGTGATCGATACATTGCAATTCTTCGATGTTTGCATTTTGCCAGCAGCGATgccaaaaaaattggaaagcttcaaccagttttaaataaactatttgaaaatttcaagtcCGCTTACACTCCTGAAAGGAATATATCAATAGATGAAAGTTTATTATTGTGGAAGGGAAGACTTGGATTTCGCCAATATGTCCCTGCTAAACGATCCAGATATGGAATTAAACTCTATAAATTATGCGAATCTAAATCAGGATacatatacaattttattatttatacggGGAAGGACACAAtgttaaaggaaaatttagGATTATACGGGGAAAGAGTTGTCAAATCTCTACTTGAAGAACTTGCTAGTCAAGGGTACCATTTATATATTGATCGTTTTTTTATGTCTCCCTCATTAGCGGATGAACTCTTCGGGCTACAAACAAATACTTGTGGGACTGTAATGGGGAGAAGGAAAGGAATGCCAGAAAATTTTCCGCCGCCCAAAATGAAAATCGGTGAGATGTTGGTTTTGCAGAAAAAGAACATGAACTTAACTGCTTTCAAAGACAGACGAGAAGTGCTAGTGATATCTACCATGCATGATGCAAAATTGCTTGATACTGGTAAAAAAGATCACGCAACATCAAATCCTATAATGAAGCCAGAGTGTATCATAGAATACAACAAAAATATGGGAGGGGTAGACTTAAGCGATGCCGTCATAATTCAGTATCCATCTTTCAGGAAAACTGTTAAATGGTACAAGAAACTTTTCGTTAATATCATGGATATGGCTGTATTTAATGCCAATattcttttcaacaaaaaacaataa
- the LOC122270460 gene encoding uncharacterized protein — protein MKCLDTPVVTCIKSIFFYSADDLLYSNILSDDDFPEIMLPEDSVFKRSLQPSISNSFSEAKSNCDSSKSGQSSMHMKVQDTRASLSSSPAVSEGSHCSSLLRSTDDESISDIAWKDSILPVPPPRKNTPANLQLNQSFLHSSLDRKQMSSMSESSGVSSAASTSPTNAVDTSQCDPGNLYTSTAVVTLAGQKSPTQCARATASSTAELRRQFFELPPPLPTGTPPLTSRPSSQSETAKYSSESGRDSESSLSCTDIPLSLRNAFCEVDGASSRRDSEQCQIQGTSTRPRGSSLSYASTVDTVSSNSFYGREDKTSGSAEISYSLKMESRHIDDTEKGIDSVDCRAYMLNKTEKLLQSDGKKRTEVISVKHMVQNIDMNPKSAISSDFECLNSVVSNKKLMECNTISTSSILNESLTLDRSELKSIKSGDKLSLNRQPRFV, from the exons ATGAAATGTTTAGACACACCTGTAGTTACAtgtattaaatcaatatttttttactcagcAGATGACCTTCTTTATTCAAACATCTTATCAGACGATGACTTTCCTGAAATTATGCTTCCAGAGGATTCTGTGTTCAAAAGATCTTTACAGCCGAGTATTTCAAACTCGTTCTCAGAAGCAAAATCGAACTGTGACTCCTCTAAATCGGGGCAATCTTCAATGCACATGAAAGTGCAGGACACTAGGGCATCCTTGTCCTCCTCCCCGGCAGTGTCCGAAGGCAGCCATTGTAGTTCTCTATTGAGATCGACTGATGACGAGTCCATATCTGACATTGCTTGGAAAGACAGCATCTTACCTGTGCCACCACCCAGAAAAAACACCCCTGCTAACCTACAACTAAATCAAAGCTTCCTGCATAGTTCATTAGACAGAAAACAGATGTCCTCCATGTCCGAATCTTCAGGTGTGTCCTCTGCAGCGTCCACTAGTCCAACTAATGCTGTAGACACGTCTCAGTGTGATCCAGGAAACTTGTATACCTCTACAGCTGTGGTAACTTTGGCTGGGCAGAAAAGTCCTACTCAGTGTGCCAGAGCGACTGCCTCTTCGACCGCAGAGCTACGCAGACAGTTCTTTGAGCTGCCACCGCCTTTGCCGACAGGAACACCTCCGCTGACTTCTCGTCCTAGTTCGCAATCTGAAACGGCGAAGTATTCTTCAGAGTCTGGGAGGGATAGTGAAAGTTCACTATCGTGCACCGACATACCTCTTTCGTTGAGAAATGCGTTTTGTGAAGTTGATGGTGCAAGTTCAAGGCGGGATTCTGAACAGTGTCAAATACAAg GAACTTCAACGAGACCTAGAGGATCTAGTCTATCTTATGCATCCACTGTTGATACTGTTTCTTCTAACTCTTTCTATGGACGAGAAGATAAGACAAG TGGAAGTGCTGAAATATCATACTCCTTGAAAATGGAATCGCGTCATATTGATGATACTGAAAAAGGAATTGATTCTGTGGATTGCAGAGCTTACATGCtcaacaaaactgaaaagttattGCAGTCGGAtggtaaaaaaagaacagaagtTATCTCCGTCAAACACATGGTGCAAAATATTGACATGAACCCTAAAAGTGCAATCTCATCAGACTTTGAGTGTCTGAATTCAGTTGTGTCAAACAAAAAACTCATGGAATGCAATACAATATCAACCAGCAGTATTTTAAACGAAAGTCTTACATTAGATCGAAGTGAActcaaaagtataaaatctgGTGATAAATTATCACTGAACAGGCAACCTCGTTTTGTGTAA